The stretch of DNA GCCGAGTTGGCGCAGATCATCAAGGATTTTCCCGAGCACGCCGAGCAGTTCAAGCGGACCGAGCGCGAACTGACGCAGCGCGCCGCGCAGCGCATGCTCAACGAAATCCAGGTGCGCCGCGAAGCCGGGCAGCATCAATTCGCCATCCACTGGCTCGAGAACTTCCCGCACGAAGGGGTCGCCGGCGAAATCCTGCAGAAGGTGAAGCAAACCCTGGAAGGCTATCAAAACGAATTCACCCGCGGCAAAAACGTGGTCGCCAAGATCGACGCCTTCTTGGCGTTGATTGCCGACACGAAGATGCGGGAAAAGATTCGCCCTATCCGCGACGAAATCGTGGCCGAGCTGAATCTCAATACGCTCGATCGCATGACCGCCTTCGAGCAGTCGATCGACGATGAGTCGATGGATGCCGAAGAAAAGTTGGCACTCGCCATCAGCGGCTGGCTGATGGGGAGCAACGACTCGATCCGCAAGCTGCCGGTGGCAGCTTCGCTCTTTACGGTCCGCAACAAGGTGCGTGAATACCTGGAAGAACCGAACAAGCCGACGCGGAACGAAATCCTGGAAAGCCTTGAAAAAGAAGAAGGGGCGACGGTCGAATACGCCACGCACCTGGTGGCCAATATGCTGCCCACGCGCACCACGCCCGACCCCGATGCGAAGACGCCGGGCTTCTACGAGATCATGCTCGACAGCATCGACGACGAGCCGCCGCTTACCTATTTCGTGCAGCTACCGCCGGAATACGATCCTCACCGGGTCTATCCGACTATCCTTACCCTGCACGGAAGCGGTTCGACCGCCAAGGAGCAAATCGACTGGTGGGCCGGGGCCATGGGGTCGGACGGTGGACGCATGGGCCAGGCCGGACGATACGGATATATCGTCATCGCGCCGGCCTGGGGCAAAGAACAACAGTCCAGCTACGGCTACTCGCTGCACGAACATCTGTCGGTGCTCCATACGCTGCGCGACGCCTGCCGGCGCTTCGCCATCGACACGGACCGCGTGTTTTTGACGGGGCATTCCATCGGCGGCGACGCCGCCTGGGACATCGGACTCGCGCATCCAGACCTGTGGGCCGGCGTCATTCCGATCGTCGCCGTGGCCGACAAGTACGTAAAGCATTACTGGCAGGAAGCCCGCTTCGTGCCGTTGTACGTCATCGAAGGCGAGATGGATGGCGACAAAATTGCGCGGATGGCGGCGATGTTCGACAAGTGGCTCACCACGAGCAACATGAACTTCACGCTCGTCGAATTTCAGGGTCGCGGCCACGAACATTTCTCGGACGAGATTCTGCGCCTCTTCGATTGGATGGGGCGATTGAAGCGCGACTTCGCCCGGAAGGAACTCACGGGCTATTCGATGCGCTCCTGGGACAACTTCTTCTGGTGGGTGGAAGTTGCGGACCTGCCGCCGAAAACCATCGTCGATCCGACCAGTTGGCCGCCCCCTTCCGGCACGCGCGCCGCCGAGACAACCGCTCGCGTAAACGCCAACAATGGGATTCACGTGACGACCGGAGCCGATCGGGTCACGGTCTGGCTATCGCCCGAGGTAATCGATTTCAAGCGGAAGATCACGGTGAACGTCGGCGGGCGGGGCATTAAGCTCAATGGTGACCTGCAGCCCAGCTTGAGCGTGCTGCTCGAAGACGTTCGAACCCGGGTCGCCCGACTGCACCCGTTTTGGGCGAAGGTCGAAACGCCTGGCGGTCGCGTGAACGTGGCCGGCCGATAACCAACCCCCCCGCTTGCTCATAAAACGATCCCTTTTTCGAG from Pirellulales bacterium encodes:
- a CDS encoding peptidase; amino-acid sequence: MATSAFLQRSLAAVACACAMFLAVPTADAARIIMKDGRILEGNLIELASISNKPLKPKAEGAPSPKLIVLSDDGLRRTYVFQKQIERVIEGSTGDPPERFLFKDQRVVRDGGRRIQTLGPLKKISPFDEWGRRTVEMVSDKGTITVFQGISEITPTWTRVEGLSLRDATPYQWDQRLATTSIAHELLAKIVARHINPKVIDQRLKIVRLYLQMDRYQEAQAELAQIIKDFPEHAEQFKRTERELTQRAAQRMLNEIQVRREAGQHQFAIHWLENFPHEGVAGEILQKVKQTLEGYQNEFTRGKNVVAKIDAFLALIADTKMREKIRPIRDEIVAELNLNTLDRMTAFEQSIDDESMDAEEKLALAISGWLMGSNDSIRKLPVAASLFTVRNKVREYLEEPNKPTRNEILESLEKEEGATVEYATHLVANMLPTRTTPDPDAKTPGFYEIMLDSIDDEPPLTYFVQLPPEYDPHRVYPTILTLHGSGSTAKEQIDWWAGAMGSDGGRMGQAGRYGYIVIAPAWGKEQQSSYGYSLHEHLSVLHTLRDACRRFAIDTDRVFLTGHSIGGDAAWDIGLAHPDLWAGVIPIVAVADKYVKHYWQEARFVPLYVIEGEMDGDKIARMAAMFDKWLTTSNMNFTLVEFQGRGHEHFSDEILRLFDWMGRLKRDFARKELTGYSMRSWDNFFWWVEVADLPPKTIVDPTSWPPPSGTRAAETTARVNANNGIHVTTGADRVTVWLSPEVIDFKRKITVNVGGRGIKLNGDLQPSLSVLLEDVRTRVARLHPFWAKVETPGGRVNVAGR